One region of Gammaproteobacteria bacterium genomic DNA includes:
- the mrcB gene encoding penicillin-binding protein 1B produces the protein MAAYSARTRQQRRRRIIRIALLASAILTVIYFAVLDFLITSHFEGSRWQVPSRVYARPLELYSQQKIDAADIVSELSLLSYKRVSYMRNPGEFAVSQNFLDIYLRKFSFWDGDEPKRKVRVVLNDEQISHIVDLQTDENIDILRLEPMFIGAIYPRQKEDRVLVSLKEVPESLKQTLLLVEDKSFYEHNGISIKSILRALWVNIQAGEKVQGGSTITQQLVKNFYLSSTKSYFRKINEAFMSLLLELHYEKDEILEAYINEIYLGQEGSRSIHGFGLASQFYFSKSLTDLGEQEIALLVALVKGASFYDPRRHSQRALERRNLILQTLYANKPLEKNRLKLLQSLPLGVTEEKPSGVTPFPAFIDVVKRQLVRDYDEKDLHSEGLRIFTTLDPLVQRRAEASFNRDVTALERIYQLKSGELETAAVISRRHSAEIQAVIGGSRSGFAGLNRAVAIDRSIGSLVKPVIYLHALETPEKYHLASMLEDAPVEVQMDRETIWAPKNYDNVSHGSIPMYAALAQSYNLAAVKLGLELGVDSINETLHRMGISQPLDSYPANLLGAIDLSPMQVAQLFQTLADSGYLTPLRAIRSVTTGDGRPLSRYDIETKKVVADEQAFMMHVALQNVVKTGTASALNKIVSSDLNVAGKTGTTNDKRDSWFAGYGNEFVGVVWLGRDDFQSTPFSGSTGAMRLWGGIMSQLEKTPLQLEAPLNIEFVTFDPEDGKRLKSSCYYGVDIPVVKGSVNLEESACLKGNIIDRTRSWIQKLF, from the coding sequence TTGGCCGCTTATTCAGCACGAACCCGCCAACAGCGTCGACGTAGAATCATTCGAATTGCTTTGCTGGCGTCCGCGATACTCACGGTAATTTACTTCGCTGTTCTCGATTTTCTGATTACGTCCCATTTTGAGGGATCACGCTGGCAAGTGCCGTCTCGCGTATATGCGCGCCCGCTAGAGCTCTATTCACAACAGAAGATAGACGCTGCTGACATTGTTTCGGAATTGTCGCTGCTGAGCTACAAACGCGTTTCCTATATGCGAAATCCGGGGGAATTTGCAGTATCTCAAAATTTTTTGGATATCTATTTGCGCAAATTCAGTTTCTGGGATGGTGATGAACCGAAGCGTAAAGTTCGCGTAGTACTCAATGACGAACAGATAAGTCATATTGTCGATCTGCAAACCGATGAGAATATCGATATTTTGCGACTTGAGCCGATGTTTATCGGCGCTATTTATCCCCGTCAAAAAGAAGATCGCGTATTGGTGTCACTCAAGGAAGTACCGGAGTCGCTAAAGCAGACATTGTTGTTGGTGGAGGACAAGTCATTCTATGAACACAATGGAATCTCGATCAAATCTATCTTGCGGGCATTGTGGGTAAACATACAAGCTGGGGAGAAGGTCCAGGGTGGAAGCACTATCACACAACAATTGGTGAAGAACTTCTATCTTTCGAGCACCAAATCGTATTTTCGAAAGATCAATGAAGCTTTTATGTCATTGCTACTGGAGCTGCATTATGAAAAAGATGAAATTCTAGAAGCCTATATTAACGAGATATATCTCGGGCAAGAGGGAAGTCGATCGATACATGGTTTTGGACTGGCCAGTCAGTTCTATTTTTCAAAATCTCTTACGGATCTTGGCGAACAAGAGATAGCCTTGCTCGTCGCCTTGGTAAAAGGTGCCTCTTTTTACGATCCTCGACGTCATTCCCAACGCGCTCTGGAACGCCGCAATCTCATATTGCAAACGCTGTACGCTAACAAACCGCTGGAAAAAAATCGACTAAAACTCTTGCAGTCTTTGCCACTGGGCGTGACCGAGGAAAAACCAAGCGGCGTTACACCGTTTCCTGCGTTTATCGATGTAGTGAAACGTCAATTGGTAAGAGATTATGACGAGAAAGATTTGCATTCTGAAGGTCTAAGAATTTTTACGACTCTGGACCCGCTTGTTCAGCGACGTGCAGAGGCCAGCTTTAATCGCGATGTGACGGCACTAGAGCGCATCTATCAGTTAAAGAGCGGTGAACTGGAAACTGCGGCGGTAATTAGTCGTCGACATTCCGCTGAAATACAGGCAGTTATTGGCGGCAGTCGTTCCGGTTTTGCGGGATTAAATAGAGCGGTCGCGATTGATCGCTCAATTGGCTCGCTTGTTAAGCCAGTGATCTATTTGCATGCGCTTGAGACCCCGGAGAAATACCATCTTGCAAGCATGCTGGAAGATGCACCGGTAGAAGTACAGATGGACAGGGAAACCATCTGGGCGCCAAAAAACTATGACAATGTGTCGCACGGATCAATACCAATGTATGCGGCATTAGCCCAATCATACAATCTCGCTGCAGTAAAACTCGGATTGGAATTGGGAGTGGATTCGATTAATGAGACCTTGCATCGAATGGGTATCAGTCAGCCACTGGATTCCTATCCAGCGAATTTATTGGGAGCAATAGACTTGTCACCTATGCAGGTGGCGCAATTGTTTCAAACTTTGGCTGATAGCGGGTATCTAACGCCTCTGCGAGCTATTCGTTCGGTGACTACCGGCGACGGCAGACCGCTAAGTCGTTACGATATAGAAACCAAAAAGGTGGTTGCAGACGAGCAAGCATTTATGATGCATGTTGCGCTGCAAAACGTCGTAAAGACAGGTACCGCTTCGGCGCTGAATAAGATTGTCAGCAGTGATCTGAATGTCGCAGGGAAAACCGGTACAACGAATGATAAAAGGGATAGCTGGTTTGCTGGATATGGCAATGAGTTTGTTGGTGTTGTGTGGCTCGGGCGGGACGATTTTCAATCGACCCCATTTAGTGGCTCCACAGGCGCAATGAGGCTGTGGGGTGGTATCATGAGTCAGTTGGAAAAAACACCACTACAATTGGAAGCCCCACTCAATATTGAGTTTGTTACGTTTGATCCCGAAGACGGCAAACGACTAAAATCCAGTTGTTATTACGGGGTGGATATTCCAGTAGTGAAGGGTAGTGTAAATCTTGAGGAATCAGCCTGTTTAAAAGGCAATATAATTGATAGGACCAGAAGTTGGATACAAAAGCTTTTTTAA
- a CDS encoding protein phosphatase 2C domain-containing protein: MKTHVVALSDVGRLRDDNEDEFLVRSDLKLFAVADGVGGAAAGEVASHIFVKCCETEFLKVQDCEVDYRQTVSDCFENANRHIAKYGTINPDAAGMGCTAEVLTFDKGNFVIGHVGDSRSYLFRDVQLRRVTRDHSVMQERIDMGLPTDEQTPLPSNAIYLAVGHMNDTPADIYVEPVYAGDLFLMCSDGLTDMVSEADIASILLHGESDLQQTLQNLVAAANNGGGRDNITVVLVKVISV; this comes from the coding sequence ATGAAGACACATGTGGTGGCCCTTAGCGACGTCGGACGACTTCGAGATGATAACGAAGATGAGTTCCTGGTTCGAAGCGACCTTAAACTTTTTGCCGTTGCTGACGGCGTTGGCGGAGCGGCAGCCGGAGAGGTCGCCAGTCATATTTTCGTAAAATGCTGCGAGACCGAGTTTCTCAAAGTACAGGATTGCGAAGTAGACTACCGGCAAACCGTTAGTGATTGTTTCGAGAACGCCAATCGACATATTGCAAAATACGGAACAATTAACCCCGATGCCGCAGGCATGGGCTGTACCGCCGAAGTACTCACCTTTGACAAGGGAAATTTTGTCATAGGACATGTAGGCGATAGTCGCAGCTACCTGTTTCGCGACGTTCAGCTCAGGCGTGTTACCCGAGATCATTCGGTCATGCAGGAGCGAATTGATATGGGATTACCGACGGATGAGCAGACACCACTGCCAAGCAATGCAATCTATCTCGCCGTCGGCCATATGAATGACACCCCGGCTGATATCTATGTCGAACCTGTGTATGCGGGTGATCTGTTTCTGATGTGTTCTGACGGACTGACCGATATGGTTAGCGAAGCAGATATTGCCTCAATTCTGCTCCATGGTGAGTCTGACCTGCAGCAAACCCTGCAAAACCTGGTCGCTGCGGCAAATAATGGCGGTGGTAGAGACAATATTACCGTGGTATTGGTAAAGGTGATCTCGGTCTAA
- a CDS encoding peptidylprolyl isomerase: protein MPLFAEDKVPRVKLKTNVGDILLELNPAKAPVSVENFLEYVRSGFYDGTIFHRVISNFMIQGGGFTEKFVQKDVRAPIKNEANNGLRNNRGTIAMARTADPQSATAQFFINVVNNNFLDFRAQTSRGWGYAVFGKVVEGMDVVDKIRRSRTGPGGQFGKDVPVEAVIIEKATIVD from the coding sequence ATGCCTTTATTCGCCGAAGACAAGGTGCCTCGCGTTAAACTCAAGACCAATGTGGGGGATATTCTACTCGAACTCAATCCCGCTAAAGCCCCAGTCAGCGTTGAAAACTTTCTCGAATACGTCCGTAGCGGTTTCTACGACGGGACTATTTTTCATCGCGTCATATCAAATTTCATGATCCAGGGTGGTGGCTTTACCGAAAAATTTGTCCAAAAAGACGTGCGCGCCCCTATAAAAAATGAGGCTAATAACGGGCTGCGTAATAATCGCGGCACGATTGCAATGGCGCGTACTGCAGACCCCCAATCGGCCACAGCGCAATTTTTCATCAACGTGGTCAATAACAACTTTCTCGACTTTCGTGCCCAGACATCCCGTGGCTGGGGATATGCGGTATTTGGCAAAGTCGTCGAAGGCATGGACGTTGTGGACAAGATACGCCGCAGCCGCACTGGGCCGGGCGGACAATTTGGCAAGGACGTTCCTGTAGAGGCCGTCATTATTGAAAAAGCGACCATAGTCGACTAA
- a CDS encoding tetratricopeptide repeat protein, whose translation MDTKAFLIVVVLFVLLTSCAGLPEKSTEEVTPQHAPTQKDAFTQFKRESDRDSSQGRPDDSIRKLVRDAQTAERQGDIDKAISIVERAIRIQPQNAYLWYQLAQLQYEKGNYTKAIQLARRSDSFAGSDMQQRELNRQLIAQIESGLASP comes from the coding sequence TTGGATACAAAAGCTTTTTTAATAGTCGTTGTGTTATTTGTTTTACTGACGTCTTGTGCCGGATTACCGGAAAAGTCCACGGAAGAAGTTACACCACAGCACGCACCCACGCAAAAGGATGCCTTTACGCAATTCAAACGGGAATCGGATAGAGACTCGTCTCAAGGTCGGCCGGACGACAGCATACGTAAGCTAGTTCGAGACGCGCAAACTGCGGAGCGTCAAGGTGACATAGACAAGGCTATCTCAATAGTCGAGCGAGCGATTCGCATACAGCCTCAAAATGCCTATTTATGGTATCAACTGGCGCAGTTGCAGTATGAAAAAGGGAATTATACCAAAGCCATTCAACTGGCTCGGCGTTCAGACAGTTTTGCCGGCAGCGATATGCAGCAAAGAGAGTTAAATCGACAGTTGATAGCGCAGATTGAGAGTGGTTTGGCGAGCCCCT
- a CDS encoding UDP-2,3-diacylglucosamine diphosphatase translates to MATYIIADLHLSVDTPERVSAFVKFLSDIADDAEALYILGDFFEVWLGDDAIPPQISPLLGQIKNLSACIPVYFQAGNRDFLVGERFLDMIGAKALSETEVIMLYGKEVLLLHGDLLCTDDLDYMAFRQQVRNPQWIAEFLQREIAERIAMATQARAQSRMQNAEKSTEIMDANTTTVLSYLKQSGVQRMIHGHTHRPAIHEFKLDEGLGMRAVVGDWLDKPSYIRLTQEAIELHDPRLDTLQCAVAW, encoded by the coding sequence GTGGCTACCTATATCATTGCTGATCTACATTTGTCGGTGGACACGCCTGAACGCGTGTCCGCTTTTGTCAAATTTCTCTCCGATATCGCCGACGACGCAGAAGCACTCTATATTCTCGGGGATTTTTTCGAGGTATGGCTGGGAGACGACGCTATTCCACCGCAAATCTCTCCCCTTCTTGGTCAGATTAAGAATCTTTCAGCGTGTATTCCCGTTTATTTTCAGGCGGGAAATCGAGATTTTCTCGTCGGTGAAAGGTTCCTGGATATGATAGGCGCAAAAGCCTTATCAGAAACGGAAGTCATCATGTTGTATGGGAAAGAAGTCTTATTGCTTCATGGTGACTTGTTGTGCACAGATGATCTGGACTATATGGCATTTCGCCAGCAAGTCCGCAATCCGCAATGGATAGCGGAATTTTTGCAACGCGAGATTGCTGAACGCATCGCCATGGCAACACAGGCCCGCGCCCAAAGTCGCATGCAAAATGCTGAAAAATCTACAGAAATCATGGACGCCAATACCACTACGGTGCTTTCTTACTTGAAACAATCTGGGGTTCAACGCATGATACACGGCCATACCCATCGTCCTGCCATACACGAATTCAAGCTGGACGAAGGTTTGGGAATGCGCGCCGTTGTTGGCGATTGGCTGGACAAACCCAGTTACATACGCCTTACCCAAGAGGCGATCGAACTTCATGATCCCCGTCTCGACACCCTGCAATGCGCTGTGGCATGGTAA